A genomic window from Sanguibacter antarcticus includes:
- the xerD gene encoding site-specific tyrosine recombinase XerD, whose translation MTAAVSESAAGRALQGYLDHLAIERGSSPNTVAAYRRDLTRYVLFLDATQTDLAEVQTSDVELFVEALRTGTDGGAVLAPGSTARSLAALRGWHKFCVEERLTTSNPALGIRPPSRPKRLPKAISTHDVELLLEAAGAGEGPGPLRDRALLELLYSTGARISEAVNLDVDDLDLTRGTASVRLFGKGSKERVVPVGTYAVDAVEAYLVLARPALVSTGRGTPAIFLNTRGNRLSRQSAWAVLRTSAERAKLPGAAHVSPHTLRHSFATHLLSGGADVRVVQELLGHASVTTTQIYTMVTADALREVYIQSHPRALG comes from the coding sequence ATGACGGCTGCGGTCTCAGAGAGCGCTGCGGGTCGTGCGCTCCAGGGCTACCTCGACCACCTGGCAATCGAGCGAGGAAGCTCGCCGAACACGGTGGCCGCGTACCGGCGGGACCTCACGCGCTACGTCCTGTTCCTCGACGCCACCCAGACCGACCTCGCCGAGGTTCAGACGAGCGACGTCGAGCTGTTCGTCGAGGCGCTGCGCACCGGCACCGACGGTGGCGCCGTCCTTGCTCCCGGGTCGACCGCGCGGAGCCTGGCGGCGCTGCGCGGGTGGCACAAGTTCTGTGTCGAGGAGCGACTGACGACCTCGAACCCGGCTCTCGGGATCCGTCCCCCCAGCAGGCCCAAGCGCCTGCCCAAGGCGATCTCGACGCACGACGTCGAGCTGCTCCTCGAGGCAGCGGGCGCAGGCGAGGGCCCGGGCCCGCTGCGCGACCGTGCGCTGCTCGAGCTCCTCTACTCCACGGGCGCGCGTATCTCCGAGGCTGTGAACCTCGACGTCGACGACCTCGACCTCACGCGGGGCACCGCGTCCGTGCGGCTCTTCGGCAAGGGCAGCAAGGAGCGCGTCGTGCCCGTCGGGACCTACGCGGTCGACGCCGTCGAGGCATATCTCGTGCTGGCTCGACCTGCCCTCGTATCGACCGGTCGCGGGACGCCCGCGATCTTTCTCAACACGCGCGGCAACCGTCTGAGCAGGCAGAGCGCATGGGCTGTCCTGCGGACGTCCGCCGAGCGCGCGAAGCTGCCCGGCGCGGCCCACGTCTCCCCGCACACCCTGCGGCACTCGTTCGCGACCCACCTGCTCTCCGGTGGCGCTGACGTGCGGGTGGTCCAAGAGCTCCTCGGGCATGCCTCGGTCACCACGACGCAGATCTACACGATGGTGACCGCGGACGCGCTGCGCGAGGTGTACATCCAGTCGCACCCCAGGGCGCTCGGCTGA
- a CDS encoding heme o synthase, protein MSVDDDATPERPSPATSSTGAGERDQSFGGRLGAYVALTKPRIIELLLVTTLPTMILAADGLPSLWLVIATLVGGTAAAASANVLNCYIDRDIDEIMDRTKRRPLVTGEVSPESALIFGVALGAISLLWFALVVNISSALLTAGAILIYVVGYTMILKRRTPQNIVWGGIAGCMPVFIGWSAVTGSLSWGAVALFLVIFFWTPPHYWPLSMKFRRDYANAGVPMLPVVADDAKVAREMVLYTLAMIACSLALVPLENMSWVYAVVATGLGAWFLYSCIGMYRRAMDPTLGKLGAMKVFHASITYLTLLFVAVAVDVFLPF, encoded by the coding sequence CTGAGCGTCGACGACGACGCGACGCCCGAGCGACCGTCACCGGCCACGTCGTCGACGGGGGCAGGCGAGCGTGACCAGAGCTTCGGCGGACGGCTCGGCGCCTACGTGGCGCTGACGAAGCCACGCATCATCGAGCTCCTCCTCGTGACGACCCTGCCGACGATGATCCTCGCTGCCGACGGTCTGCCGTCGTTGTGGCTCGTGATCGCGACGCTCGTCGGCGGTACGGCTGCCGCGGCGTCCGCGAACGTCCTCAACTGCTATATCGACCGTGACATCGACGAGATCATGGACCGCACCAAGCGTCGTCCGCTGGTGACCGGCGAGGTGTCGCCGGAGTCCGCTCTGATCTTCGGCGTGGCCCTCGGGGCGATCTCGCTCCTGTGGTTCGCTCTCGTCGTCAACATCTCGTCGGCGCTGCTGACCGCGGGCGCGATCCTCATCTACGTCGTGGGCTACACGATGATCCTCAAGCGCCGCACGCCGCAGAACATCGTGTGGGGCGGGATCGCCGGCTGCATGCCGGTCTTCATCGGCTGGTCCGCCGTCACGGGATCGCTCAGCTGGGGCGCTGTCGCGCTCTTCCTCGTCATCTTCTTCTGGACGCCGCCGCACTACTGGCCGCTGTCGATGAAGTTCCGGCGGGACTACGCCAACGCCGGGGTACCGATGCTGCCCGTCGTCGCCGACGACGCCAAGGTCGCCCGCGAGATGGTGCTCTACACGCTCGCGATGATCGCGTGCTCGCTCGCCCTCGTGCCCCTCGAGAACATGTCCTGGGTGTACGCGGTCGTGGCGACGGGGCTCGGTGCATGGTTCCTCTACTCGTGCATCGGCATGTACCGGCGTGCGATGGACCCGACGCTCGGCAAGCTCGGTGCGATGAAGGTCTTCCACGCCTCGATCACCTACCTGACGTTGCTGTTCGTCGCCGTAGCGGTCGACGTCTTCCTGCCCTTCTAG
- the tkt gene encoding transketolase yields the protein MNAFAPAEQPFEWTDLDDRAVKMIKALAADAVEKVGNGHPGTAISLAPAAYLLFQKVLRHDPSDAHWVGRDRFVLSAGHASLTLYLQLFLSGYDLDLDDLKSLRTWGSKTPGHPEYKHTDGVEITTGPLGQGLASAVGMAMAARRERGLLDPSTAPGESPFDHSVYVIAGDGDLQEGVTSEASSLAGHQKLGNLVVVYDQNHISIEDDTNISFSEDVLARYEAYGWHVQRVDWTGGGTGYVEDVAELAAALAAAKSETGKPSIIALRTVIGWPSPSKQNTGKIHGSALGGDEIKGLKIALGLDPDETFAAPAEVLAHAREVGARGAALRESWTVGFDAWKASNPQGEALLERLSTRTLPDGWSEALPVFEGGKDMSTRAASGKVLSALAPVLPELWGGSADLAESNNTTMAGEPSFIPAEHSTDAWTGDKYGRTLHFGIREHAMGAILNGIVLHGGTRAYGGTFLVFSDYMRPAVRLAALMGAPSTFVWTHDSIGLGEDGPTHQPIEHLAALRAIPGLDVIRPADANEVSWAWKTLLEHDDRPAGIVLTRQNVPTYTRSEGAASGDAFASAAGVARGAYVLLDAPSGTPDVILLATGSEVQLAVAARETLAGEGIAARVVSVPCREWFDAQDAEYRESVLPASVKARVSVEAGIAQGWRELVGDAGRSISIEHYGASADFKTLFQEFGITSETVAAAARESIAAVGSDTPGAAPVPSEGGTADQH from the coding sequence GTGAACGCGTTCGCCCCCGCAGAGCAGCCCTTCGAGTGGACTGACCTGGACGACCGAGCAGTCAAGATGATCAAGGCCCTCGCGGCCGACGCCGTCGAGAAGGTCGGCAACGGCCACCCCGGCACCGCGATCTCCCTCGCCCCCGCGGCATACCTGCTGTTCCAGAAGGTGCTGCGCCACGACCCGAGCGACGCCCACTGGGTCGGTCGCGACCGTTTCGTCCTCTCCGCAGGGCACGCCTCGCTGACGCTCTACCTCCAGCTCTTCCTCTCGGGCTACGACCTCGACCTCGACGACCTCAAGTCGCTGCGCACCTGGGGCTCGAAGACCCCGGGACACCCCGAGTACAAGCACACAGACGGTGTCGAGATCACGACCGGCCCCCTCGGCCAGGGCCTCGCGTCCGCCGTCGGCATGGCCATGGCCGCCCGCCGCGAGCGTGGGCTGCTCGACCCGAGCACAGCGCCCGGCGAGAGCCCGTTCGACCACTCTGTCTACGTCATCGCCGGCGACGGTGACCTCCAGGAGGGCGTGACGTCCGAGGCGTCGTCGCTCGCTGGGCACCAGAAGCTCGGCAACCTCGTGGTCGTCTACGACCAGAACCACATCTCCATCGAGGACGACACGAACATCTCGTTCAGCGAGGACGTCCTCGCGCGCTACGAGGCGTACGGCTGGCACGTCCAGCGCGTCGATTGGACGGGTGGCGGGACCGGCTACGTCGAGGACGTCGCCGAGCTCGCTGCAGCACTGGCCGCAGCGAAGAGCGAGACCGGCAAGCCGTCGATCATCGCGCTGCGCACCGTCATCGGCTGGCCCTCCCCGAGCAAGCAGAACACCGGCAAGATCCACGGGTCTGCGCTGGGTGGCGACGAGATCAAGGGCCTCAAGATCGCTCTCGGCCTCGACCCCGACGAGACCTTCGCTGCTCCGGCCGAGGTCCTCGCGCACGCTCGTGAGGTCGGTGCCCGCGGGGCTGCGCTCCGCGAGAGCTGGACCGTCGGCTTCGACGCGTGGAAGGCCTCCAACCCGCAGGGCGAGGCGCTCCTCGAGCGCCTCTCCACCCGCACGCTGCCCGACGGCTGGTCTGAAGCCCTCCCCGTGTTCGAGGGCGGCAAGGACATGTCGACCCGCGCCGCGTCCGGCAAGGTGCTCAGCGCGCTTGCACCGGTGCTCCCTGAGCTCTGGGGCGGGTCCGCCGACCTCGCCGAGTCGAACAACACGACGATGGCCGGCGAGCCGTCGTTCATCCCGGCCGAGCACTCGACCGACGCGTGGACAGGCGACAAGTACGGCCGCACGCTGCACTTCGGCATCCGCGAGCACGCCATGGGCGCGATCCTCAACGGGATCGTCCTGCACGGCGGCACCCGCGCGTACGGCGGCACGTTCCTCGTGTTCTCCGACTACATGCGTCCCGCTGTGCGCCTCGCGGCGCTCATGGGAGCACCGTCGACGTTCGTGTGGACGCACGACTCGATCGGTCTCGGCGAAGACGGCCCGACGCACCAGCCCATCGAGCACCTGGCCGCGCTGCGGGCCATCCCGGGGCTCGACGTCATCCGCCCGGCGGACGCCAACGAGGTCTCTTGGGCCTGGAAGACGCTCCTCGAGCACGACGACCGCCCCGCCGGGATCGTCCTCACGCGCCAGAACGTCCCGACGTACACGCGGAGCGAGGGTGCCGCCAGCGGCGACGCCTTCGCCTCGGCCGCCGGCGTCGCCCGCGGCGCGTACGTCCTCCTGGACGCACCGTCCGGCACACCGGACGTCATCCTCCTGGCGACCGGGTCTGAGGTCCAGCTCGCCGTCGCGGCGCGCGAGACGCTCGCTGGGGAAGGCATCGCGGCACGCGTCGTGTCCGTCCCGTGCCGCGAGTGGTTCGACGCGCAGGACGCCGAGTACCGCGAGTCGGTGCTGCCCGCGTCCGTCAAGGCCCGGGTATCGGTCGAGGCCGGCATCGCGCAGGGCTGGCGCGAGCTCGTCGGAGACGCCGGCCGCTCGATCAGCATCGAGCACTACGGTGCGTCCGCCGACTTCAAGACGCTGTTCCAGGAGTTCGGGATCACGTCCGAGACCGTCGCTGCAGCAGCACGAGAGTCGATCGCCGCTGTGGGTTCAGACACACCTGGAGCAGCACCTGTCCCGTCGGAGGGCGGAACAGCCGACCAGCACTGA